One part of the uncultured Bacteroides sp. genome encodes these proteins:
- a CDS encoding efflux RND transporter permease subunit, whose protein sequence is MSSIVETSLKKPLLIVVIFTVLALGGLISYNMLNLNLLPKFQLPMLTIQTVYPGAGASEVETSVTKKMEDALSTLENLKKISSTSMEGVSIIAIELNDGADPNQAVQDAQRKINVIKSDLPTGILDPSIDKLSLDEAPIMNIAASASLPSTKFYKLVEDRIQPRLAKLHGVGSVKITGGNEREIKVNMDANKLRAYNISPLQVFQAIQTANMEIPAGNVENTNLTYSVRLAAKYSNLNELRNTVIKTTATGEKVKIIDVAEVEDGIATQKLINRINGRDAIGIAIKKQSDANAVKVADLVKAELISIEKEYKSSQVKFEIASDDSVYTRASASAVVFDLFLAIIIVAIVCFIFLHNLRSALIVMIAVPLSIIPSFIVMYIMGFSLNLMSLMALSLVVGILVDDSIVVIENMFRYMEAGKSKWQAALEGCKQIMFTCMAITIVIVVVFLPLAISGGLIGNILREFAFPIIIATLSSLFVSFTVTPLLMSRFGKLSDDTKPTLSGRFSRLAEQTFESIIKIYSQVLVKGLKHKVTVFIVTLVLLIASFSLIPAGFIGFSFVPNTDQGELTVALDMDPQVTVFQNNQATMQAERIISRLPEVERIYTNVGLSGSNTKNNVSTIYVKLVDKKKRSVSIDDFAQKLKTEIMQVPGVRARVSVKGVSGDTTEPIQFIVQGTDFEKVQQTAALILSVVRHTPGTNDAKLSIDDPRQEVKVKLDRDLMAILGLSSSDVGSTLRVALNGNDDLKYTEGDFEYKIRVGIDKFDKTKADDVSKLTFMNKDGKLIELNQFADISFGLGPSALERTDRISSIIVKSNVTGRSSGTVGAEISAKIQGKIPEGITVKEGGMLEQQSNAFGSLGFAFIAALVLIYLIMVVLYDSLLDPIIVMFSIPLSLIGAFLALALTMNDLNIFSIIGLIVLIGLVAKNAILLVDFTNHMRRDKGMDTFNALIEAGKERLRPILMTTFAMIFGMLPIALASGNGAEFKNGMAWVIIGGLSSSMILTLVVVPVVYYIFDKLTARFRHYRKNRAIEHIKETLMEEEDLSVN, encoded by the coding sequence ATGTCTTCAATAGTAGAAACATCTCTAAAGAAACCGCTGTTAATTGTTGTGATTTTTACGGTATTGGCTCTTGGTGGACTGATTAGTTACAATATGCTTAATCTGAATTTGTTGCCAAAGTTTCAGTTACCGATGCTCACTATTCAAACAGTTTATCCCGGAGCTGGTGCTTCGGAAGTAGAAACTTCTGTTACCAAGAAAATGGAAGATGCCCTTTCCACATTGGAAAATCTGAAAAAGATAAGTTCAACATCAATGGAAGGGGTATCTATTATAGCCATTGAATTGAATGATGGTGCCGACCCTAACCAGGCTGTTCAGGATGCACAGCGAAAAATTAATGTAATTAAGTCCGACTTGCCAACAGGTATATTAGATCCATCTATCGATAAGCTTTCTCTTGATGAAGCACCTATTATGAATATTGCAGCCTCGGCATCATTGCCTTCAACTAAATTTTATAAATTGGTAGAAGATCGTATACAACCCCGATTAGCAAAGCTTCATGGAGTTGGTTCTGTGAAAATAACAGGAGGAAATGAACGCGAGATTAAAGTAAATATGGACGCCAATAAGCTGAGAGCTTATAATATTTCTCCATTGCAGGTCTTTCAAGCTATTCAAACGGCAAATATGGAAATACCTGCCGGAAATGTAGAGAATACCAACTTAACTTATTCGGTTCGTCTGGCTGCCAAATATTCAAACCTGAATGAACTTCGAAATACAGTAATAAAGACAACTGCTACCGGTGAGAAAGTGAAAATAATCGATGTGGCCGAAGTAGAAGATGGTATTGCCACACAAAAACTAATTAACAGAATTAATGGTCGTGATGCCATTGGTATAGCCATAAAAAAACAATCGGATGCAAATGCAGTAAAAGTAGCCGATTTGGTTAAAGCTGAACTGATATCTATTGAAAAGGAATATAAAAGCAGTCAGGTGAAGTTTGAGATAGCTTCCGATGATTCTGTTTATACAAGAGCTTCTGCCAGCGCTGTAGTTTTCGACTTATTTCTGGCAATCATAATTGTTGCAATTGTTTGTTTCATATTTCTGCATAATCTGCGTAGTGCATTAATTGTGATGATCGCAGTACCACTCTCAATTATCCCATCGTTTATTGTGATGTATATTATGGGATTTTCTTTGAACTTGATGTCATTAATGGCTTTGTCGCTGGTAGTCGGTATTCTGGTAGATGACTCTATTGTTGTCATTGAGAATATGTTCCGTTATATGGAAGCCGGAAAATCCAAATGGCAAGCAGCACTCGAAGGCTGTAAACAGATTATGTTTACCTGTATGGCTATTACTATTGTTATTGTGGTTGTTTTCTTGCCGTTGGCTATTAGCGGAGGATTAATCGGAAATATATTAAGAGAATTTGCATTCCCAATTATTATAGCAACTCTTTCTAGTTTATTTGTTTCGTTTACAGTAACACCATTGCTGATGTCTCGCTTCGGAAAGTTATCGGATGATACAAAACCTACTTTGTCAGGTCGTTTTTCTCGTTTGGCTGAGCAAACTTTTGAATCAATAATTAAGATATACTCTCAGGTGTTGGTTAAAGGACTGAAACATAAGGTGACTGTATTTATAGTCACACTTGTTTTATTGATAGCTTCATTTTCTTTAATTCCGGCAGGGTTTATAGGCTTTTCATTTGTACCTAATACCGATCAGGGAGAATTAACTGTAGCTTTGGATATGGATCCTCAGGTAACTGTTTTCCAGAATAATCAGGCTACCATGCAAGCTGAAAGAATAATAAGTAGGCTACCTGAAGTGGAACGTATATATACCAATGTTGGTTTATCGGGCAGTAACACAAAGAATAATGTAAGTACCATTTATGTAAAACTGGTAGATAAAAAGAAACGGTCAGTAAGCATCGATGATTTTGCTCAGAAACTGAAAACTGAAATAATGCAGGTTCCCGGAGTTCGTGCACGGGTTAGTGTTAAAGGTGTTTCCGGAGATACTACGGAACCAATTCAATTTATTGTTCAAGGAACTGATTTTGAAAAAGTACAGCAAACAGCTGCTTTGATATTGAGTGTTGTCCGTCATACTCCCGGAACAAACGATGCAAAATTATCTATTGATGATCCTCGTCAGGAAGTAAAGGTGAAACTTGATCGTGATTTAATGGCAATTTTGGGATTGTCTTCATCAGATGTAGGTTCTACACTTCGTGTTGCACTGAATGGAAACGATGATCTGAAATATACAGAAGGTGATTTTGAATATAAAATCCGTGTGGGAATTGATAAGTTTGATAAGACAAAAGCGGATGATGTATCTAAGCTGACATTTATGAATAAAGATGGAAAACTTATTGAACTTAATCAATTTGCTGATATATCGTTTGGCTTAGGTCCATCTGCTTTGGAACGTACGGACAGAATATCTTCAATTATCGTGAAATCGAATGTTACAGGTCGTTCTTCAGGAACTGTCGGTGCAGAAATATCAGCAAAAATACAGGGGAAAATACCTGAAGGCATTACTGTAAAAGAAGGAGGAATGCTTGAACAGCAATCTAACGCTTTTGGAAGTTTGGGCTTTGCGTTTATTGCAGCACTCGTATTGATTTATCTGATTATGGTTGTGCTTTATGATTCTCTACTTGATCCTATTATTGTTATGTTTTCTATCCCATTGTCACTTATCGGAGCTTTTCTGGCTCTGGCATTAACAATGAACGATTTGAATATATTCAGTATCATTGGATTGATTGTATTAATTGGTTTAGTAGCTAAGAACGCTATTTTGCTGGTTGATTTTACCAATCATATGCGTCGTGATAAAGGTATGGATACATTTAACGCATTGATAGAGGCAGGAAAAGAACGTTTACGTCCAATCCTGATGACAACCTTTGCCATGATATTTGGTATGCTACCTATTGCCTTGGCTTCTGGCAATGGTGCAGAATTTAAAAATGGCATGGCATGGGTAATTATTGGTGGATTGTCTAGTTCAATGATATTGACCTTAGTAGTTGTGCCGGTTGTGTATTACATCTTTGATAAGTTAACGGCTCGTTTTCGCCATTACAGAAAAAATCGTGCCATTGAGCATATCAAGGAAACATTGATGGAAGAAGAGGATCTGTCTGTAAATTAG
- a CDS encoding efflux RND transporter periplasmic adaptor subunit, whose translation MKKKIITLIVLIALAGLIVLKLTLNKRAIDSKKEVKIETKSISVSVASVQKEIPESNINLTGTVEASQEVMVASKVSGEITNIYFRLGDYVSKGKVLARVDNTYNQLAVENAKINYNKYKEDLQRYKTLRTGDAVSETQLRDIKVGFENAKIQLKQAQKQLEDTYIRAPFSGYITSREIDLGKYVNAATPIAGIADISNLKVVLSVHEFSVYNLKNGQLVSLNTQIYPGVVFKGKVAHISPKGDDTHSYIVEVSLSNSKQHPLKAGTYVNASIEMGERQPALFIPRNAIISSVKDPSVYLVENGIAKMVKINIGKDYEANIEVLQGLKVGDKVVVNGQINLMDGAHVSIIKN comes from the coding sequence ATGAAAAAGAAAATCATAACATTAATTGTACTCATTGCTCTTGCTGGATTAATTGTTCTAAAATTAACCTTAAATAAGCGTGCAATAGACAGTAAAAAAGAGGTAAAGATAGAAACTAAAAGTATTTCTGTAAGTGTTGCAAGTGTTCAGAAAGAGATACCAGAATCAAATATTAATCTCACAGGAACCGTTGAAGCTAGTCAGGAAGTAATGGTTGCATCAAAAGTCAGTGGTGAGATCACTAATATATATTTTAGATTAGGCGATTATGTTTCCAAAGGTAAAGTTCTTGCCCGTGTGGACAATACATACAACCAACTTGCCGTAGAAAATGCAAAAATTAATTATAATAAGTATAAGGAGGATTTACAACGATATAAAACTCTAAGAACCGGGGATGCTGTGTCTGAAACTCAGTTAAGAGATATAAAGGTTGGTTTTGAAAATGCAAAAATTCAACTAAAACAAGCACAAAAGCAACTGGAAGATACATATATCAGAGCACCTTTCAGCGGATACATCACTTCACGTGAAATTGATTTGGGAAAATATGTAAATGCTGCAACTCCAATAGCTGGAATAGCTGATATCTCTAATTTAAAAGTTGTTTTATCTGTACACGAATTTAGTGTGTATAACCTGAAAAATGGTCAGCTGGTATCCTTAAATACACAGATCTATCCGGGAGTGGTGTTCAAAGGAAAAGTTGCTCATATTAGTCCGAAAGGTGATGATACACATTCTTATATAGTTGAGGTTTCGCTTTCAAATAGCAAACAGCACCCGCTTAAGGCCGGAACTTATGTAAATGCATCAATTGAAATGGGAGAGAGACAACCAGCTTTGTTTATTCCACGAAATGCAATTATTAGTAGTGTAAAAGATCCATCTGTATATCTTGTAGAAAATGGCATAGCAAAAATGGTTAAAATCAATATAGGTAAAGATTACGAAGCCAATATAGAAGTATTGCAGGGGTTGAAAGTGGGAGATAAAGTTGTGGTAAACGGACAAATTAACCTGATGGACGGAGCACATGTTTCGATCATTAAGAATTAG
- a CDS encoding TolC family protein — MKMKFLTAIFILLSVANLSAQESGATALSLKECVQIASEKNINVSQAIQDREKSRQKIEEARSSLLPQVEVGGTFQDNTRLAVTVIPGDFIGQPGTTIPFTMGVQYSAAANISANQVLYNQTALTALKLSKKAEYVSKLGVQKAKEEIVKEVGKLYFLIQTTSKQRKLVEDNIARTQRMADIVKRQLDNGVAKKVDYNRIIVSVQNLQTQLDNTKALYEQQLNLLKYTLEIPLNKDVVLTDSADMVLVAALPTENIDFSDHIDVQMLEAQKDVALLNQKLANAGYLPSVALFGQFGYQGMRNEFKDYFNNSAANKWYNSSYIGLKLTIPVFDGFQKRSKYRQAKADYIKNTLNLDNTKRRFSADYKNAMNNYYNNKITVERQQNNIDLAQQVYNETSLKYKEGMATMSDLLQDEVSLNNAQSGYLDALYKFKEAELEIMSLDGEIRSWINK; from the coding sequence ATGAAAATGAAATTTCTTACAGCAATATTTATATTGCTTAGCGTTGCAAATCTTTCAGCTCAGGAAAGTGGGGCTACCGCTCTTTCACTTAAAGAGTGCGTACAGATAGCTTCGGAAAAGAATATAAATGTATCTCAGGCTATTCAAGACAGAGAAAAGAGCCGTCAGAAAATAGAAGAAGCTCGCTCTTCTTTACTTCCACAGGTTGAAGTTGGTGGCACATTTCAGGATAATACAAGGCTTGCCGTAACAGTTATCCCGGGCGATTTTATTGGTCAGCCAGGCACTACAATTCCTTTCACAATGGGTGTACAATACAGTGCTGCTGCAAATATATCAGCAAATCAGGTCTTGTATAACCAAACAGCCTTGACAGCACTCAAGTTGTCTAAAAAAGCGGAATATGTTTCAAAACTAGGAGTACAAAAGGCGAAAGAAGAAATTGTAAAGGAAGTTGGTAAACTTTATTTTCTGATACAAACTACTTCTAAACAAAGAAAACTCGTAGAAGATAATATTGCACGTACGCAGCGTATGGCAGATATTGTTAAAAGACAACTTGACAATGGAGTTGCAAAGAAAGTAGATTATAATCGTATAATAGTTTCTGTACAGAATCTACAAACACAGCTTGATAATACAAAAGCATTATATGAACAGCAACTTAATTTGTTGAAGTATACATTGGAAATACCACTTAATAAAGATGTTGTACTGACTGATAGTGCCGATATGGTTTTGGTCGCAGCATTACCAACGGAAAATATTGACTTCTCAGATCATATAGACGTTCAAATGCTCGAAGCTCAAAAGGATGTTGCTTTACTTAATCAAAAGCTTGCCAACGCAGGTTATCTTCCCAGTGTGGCATTATTTGGACAATTCGGTTACCAGGGAATGAGGAATGAATTTAAAGACTATTTCAATAATAGTGCAGCAAATAAATGGTACAATTCATCATACATAGGATTAAAACTCACTATCCCTGTTTTTGATGGTTTCCAGAAACGTTCAAAATATCGTCAGGCAAAAGCTGATTATATAAAAAACACTTTAAATCTGGACAATACCAAAAGGCGTTTTTCTGCAGATTATAAAAACGCAATGAATAATTACTATAACAATAAAATCACCGTTGAGCGTCAGCAGAATAACATTGACCTGGCGCAACAAGTATATAATGAAACATCTCTTAAATACAAGGAAGGCATGGCTACTATGAGCGATTTACTGCAAGATGAAGTATCGCTTAACAATGCACAATCCGGATATTTGGATGCTCTCTATAAATTCAAGGAAGCAGAACTTGAAATTATGTCTTTAGACGGAGAAATCAGAAGTTGGATTAATAAATAA
- a CDS encoding AraC family transcriptional regulator, protein MNTLNVSFENILNAKDTSAEAFGDDVIVYHIKSTEEKQPLDNIPSIRINAVFFIVCQYGDISFTVDYKNYRLTKGMTLSLNKIHILDDIRIGKNFEGYGLIISDKFVLSIVEDMQIIKKLTTSSRTSPLLMLENDKLELITDIIERIKRGIKATDHILQKELIKNEVSNFILEIADITYKTKLENKNENDTYKENSQDCIIQNFIMLIMGHCKEQHEVSFYAKELCITPGHLSRVLNAFSGKSAMKWISDALISEAKILLRKPDINIQQISEELHFGEQSSFSKFFKKHTGVTPVEYRNSILRGNF, encoded by the coding sequence ATGAATACACTAAACGTTAGTTTCGAAAATATATTAAATGCAAAGGATACGTCGGCCGAGGCTTTCGGAGATGATGTAATTGTTTATCATATTAAGAGCACAGAGGAAAAACAACCTTTGGATAATATTCCTTCAATAAGAATAAATGCCGTATTTTTCATTGTCTGTCAATATGGCGATATCTCGTTTACTGTTGATTATAAAAATTATCGTCTGACAAAAGGAATGACACTGTCTCTGAATAAAATTCATATTTTGGACGATATTCGTATTGGTAAAAACTTTGAAGGATATGGCCTTATTATCTCAGATAAGTTTGTACTATCTATTGTTGAAGATATGCAAATCATAAAGAAATTGACAACATCAAGCCGTACAAGCCCTTTACTGATGCTGGAAAATGATAAGTTGGAACTCATCACAGACATTATAGAACGGATAAAAAGAGGAATAAAAGCAACAGACCATATTCTTCAAAAAGAGCTGATTAAGAATGAAGTCAGTAATTTTATTCTGGAAATTGCAGATATCACTTATAAAACAAAACTTGAAAACAAGAATGAGAATGATACATACAAGGAGAATTCACAGGACTGTATTATCCAGAATTTTATAATGTTGATTATGGGGCACTGCAAAGAACAGCATGAAGTGTCTTTTTATGCAAAAGAATTGTGCATTACTCCCGGACATCTTTCAAGAGTTTTAAATGCTTTCAGCGGTAAATCTGCAATGAAGTGGATTAGCGATGCCTTAATCTCAGAAGCAAAGATACTACTCCGTAAGCCAGATATTAATATTCAGCAGATATCTGAAGAACTTCATTTCGGAGAGCAATCTTCATTCAGTAAGTTCTTCAAGAAACATACAGGTGTTACTCCTGTGGAATACAGAAATAGTATTCTTAGAGGAAATTTTTAA
- a CDS encoding CDGSH iron-sulfur domain-containing protein, producing MEPKMAKKGPFAVELEAGKEYHWCTCGQSKNQPFCDGSHACTEFTPLAFTPKESGKAFLCGCKRSKNPPYCDGVHTKL from the coding sequence ATGGAACCTAAAATGGCCAAGAAAGGCCCATTTGCAGTAGAGTTGGAAGCTGGAAAGGAATACCACTGGTGTACTTGCGGTCAAAGTAAGAACCAGCCATTTTGCGATGGTTCTCACGCTTGTACGGAGTTTACTCCACTAGCTTTCACCCCTAAAGAATCGGGAAAGGCTTTTTTGTGTGGATGCAAAAGAAGTAAAAATCCACCCTATTGTGATGGAGTACATACAAAGCTTTAA
- the ygiD gene encoding 4,5-DOPA dioxygenase extradiol, which yields MDQEGLKNIVKSFDNTDQMPVLFVGHGNPMNAIEENEFVSGWRNIGKSIPTPKAILCISAHWVTRGTHVTAMEKPVTIHDFGGFPQELFEVQYPAPGNPELAKEIKNLVSKTVVGMDEKWGLDHGCWSVLRHIYPNADIPVVQLSLDYYQDAQYHYELAKELSSLRKKGVLIVGSGNLVHNLRMIAWDKFNEPEYAYDWATEALEKMKKQILANDHQSLINYKMQGEAFKLAIPTSEHYLPLIYILALKEENEKVSFFNDKTVAGSLAMTSLLIEKA from the coding sequence ATGGATCAGGAAGGACTTAAAAACATAGTAAAATCTTTCGATAATACAGACCAGATGCCGGTACTGTTTGTGGGGCATGGCAATCCAATGAACGCCATTGAGGAAAATGAATTTGTTTCTGGCTGGCGAAATATCGGTAAATCAATCCCAACACCAAAGGCAATATTATGTATCTCGGCTCATTGGGTAACACGCGGTACTCATGTTACAGCTATGGAGAAGCCTGTAACAATTCACGACTTTGGCGGATTTCCACAAGAACTTTTTGAAGTTCAATACCCTGCTCCGGGAAATCCGGAACTTGCAAAAGAGATAAAAAATTTAGTAAGTAAAACAGTTGTGGGAATGGATGAGAAATGGGGGCTAGATCATGGTTGCTGGAGTGTATTAAGGCATATTTATCCCAATGCAGATATTCCAGTTGTTCAACTGAGTCTGGACTATTATCAGGATGCACAATACCATTATGAACTGGCGAAGGAACTATCGTCGCTTCGCAAAAAAGGAGTTTTGATTGTGGGTAGCGGAAATCTTGTTCACAACCTCAGAATGATTGCCTGGGATAAGTTTAATGAACCGGAATATGCATACGACTGGGCCACTGAAGCGCTTGAAAAAATGAAGAAACAAATTCTTGCAAACGATCATCAATCGCTTATTAATTACAAAATGCAAGGCGAGGCTTTTAAACTGGCAATCCCAACATCTGAACATTATTTACCCCTGATTTACATCCTGGCACTAAAAGAAGAAAATGAAAAAGTAAGTTTTTTCAATGACAAAACAGTAGCAGGTTCGCTTGCTATGACTTCTTTGCTAATTGAAAAAGCATAA
- a CDS encoding hemolysin family protein: MEFAIILLLLVLNGIFSMYEIALISSSKARLETLVSKGNQSAKNVLKQLEEPDKFLSTIQIGITLIGIVSGAFGGVAVAHNVEPLFKMIPATEPYAADIALIVTVAFITYLSLIIGELVPKSIGLSNPEKIAITLSPFMSVITKITYPFVYLLSVSTKLLNKILGIKGHERTITQEELKVILHQSSEQGVIDKDETNMLRDVFRFADKRANELMTHRTDVVFLHTDYTQKEVLDIIDKKHFSKYLLTDSSQDEVIGVVSVKNIITMIGYDGTFDLKSIAQPPLFIPESLYAKKVLELFKKNKNKFGVVVNEYGGIEGIITLHDLTESIFGDILEENEIAEEPIVKRKDGSYLVDASMNLGDFMEEMGILFYDDLEGEDFTTLGGLAMFYIGRIPKAGDIFTYQNLQFEVMDMDNGRVDKLLVIIK; this comes from the coding sequence ATGGAATTTGCAATTATATTGCTTCTCTTGGTTCTCAACGGAATCTTCTCTATGTACGAAATCGCATTAATTTCATCAAGTAAAGCGAGACTGGAGACATTGGTCAGTAAAGGAAATCAATCGGCCAAAAATGTACTTAAGCAGTTGGAAGAACCAGATAAATTTCTCTCTACCATTCAAATTGGAATTACTCTTATAGGAATTGTATCGGGAGCTTTCGGTGGAGTAGCCGTTGCTCATAATGTGGAACCGCTTTTTAAAATGATCCCAGCCACCGAGCCCTATGCAGCAGACATTGCTCTGATTGTAACAGTTGCTTTTATCACTTATTTATCTCTTATTATAGGCGAGCTGGTTCCTAAATCTATCGGTCTTTCCAACCCCGAAAAAATTGCAATTACACTTTCTCCTTTCATGTCGGTAATAACAAAAATTACTTATCCTTTTGTATACCTGCTAAGCGTATCGACCAAACTATTAAATAAAATTCTTGGAATCAAGGGGCATGAACGTACCATTACACAAGAAGAACTAAAAGTTATTCTTCATCAGAGCTCAGAACAGGGAGTTATTGATAAAGATGAAACAAACATGTTGAGGGATGTGTTTCGTTTTGCCGACAAGCGGGCTAATGAATTGATGACTCACCGCACTGATGTGGTTTTTCTTCACACAGATTACACTCAGAAAGAGGTTTTGGACATCATTGACAAGAAACACTTCAGCAAATACTTGCTAACCGATAGTTCTCAGGATGAAGTTATAGGTGTGGTATCCGTAAAGAATATCATAACAATGATTGGCTATGACGGAACATTCGATCTGAAAAGCATTGCCCAGCCCCCACTCTTCATACCGGAAAGTCTTTATGCCAAGAAGGTTCTGGAACTGTTCAAGAAGAACAAAAACAAGTTTGGTGTTGTAGTTAACGAGTATGGCGGAATAGAAGGTATTATTACTCTGCACGATCTCACTGAAAGTATATTTGGCGATATACTTGAGGAGAACGAAATAGCCGAAGAACCTATCGTAAAGCGAAAAGATGGTTCTTATCTAGTAGATGCATCCATGAATCTTGGAGATTTTATGGAAGAAATGGGCATTTTGTTCTACGATGATCTCGAAGGCGAAGATTTTACTACACTTGGTGGATTAGCTATGTTTTATATCGGACGTATTCCCAAAGCCGGGGATATATTCACATATCAGAACCTGCAATTCGAAGTAATGGATATGGATAATGGAAGGGTTGACAAACTCCTGGTAATTATTAAATAA
- a CDS encoding copper resistance protein NlpE N-terminal domain-containing protein, whose amino-acid sequence MKKLLFLLALAAMVSCQQKAKDATAEGAAKDSTEANLDPALGVLQTKTFEGVLPAQGKGLRYTLTVKIQEKSDNGTYELLKTYIEGNEGKDLTYVQNGTVKTIHGTEADKNAIVWELTPEKNSDISYYQVENDKVIMLSQKMNKTPDWKKYVLSLKK is encoded by the coding sequence ATGAAAAAATTACTATTTTTATTAGCGTTGGCAGCTATGGTGTCTTGTCAGCAGAAAGCTAAAGATGCAACTGCAGAAGGGGCAGCAAAAGACAGTACTGAAGCGAATCTGGATCCGGCTCTTGGTGTACTTCAAACAAAAACCTTTGAAGGGGTTCTTCCTGCTCAAGGCAAAGGGCTGCGTTACACTCTTACTGTGAAAATTCAGGAAAAGAGCGACAACGGTACATACGAACTTCTGAAAACTTACATTGAAGGAAACGAAGGCAAAGACCTTACATACGTTCAGAATGGTACAGTAAAAACTATCCATGGAACAGAAGCTGATAAAAACGCCATCGTTTGGGAGCTTACTCCGGAAAAGAATAGCGACATCAGTTATTATCAAGTTGAAAATGACAAAGTTATTATGCTTTCTCAAAAGATGAACAAAACTCCTGATTGGAAGAAATATGTTCTTTCTTTGAAAAAATAA
- a CDS encoding DUF6051 family protein, protein MKYVDLHAKLKELLNYEDDEIIIDDNVIVRNFNFDSKSRDILPGGAYNHDTYEYCSSEDPDYEPDIIQDMLNMSDAEIPENIHFRYHMFRPAGNQKVKEVILMFHGFNEKHWAKYSTWAKTLVDKTGKAVLLFPIAFHMNRAPLSWSDSHQMYAISQQRKSRHPEVICSTLSNVAISTRLHNKPQRFIWSGLQTYYDVISLMKDIKANQHPDIEADASIDFFAYSIGGFLAQILMMTNYEGYFSKSKLCLFCGGAVFNRLSPVSKFILDSEANVSLYSFVVEHLESHMKRDKMLRTYLSDSHPEGVNFRSMLNYKTFTSFRENRFREMHDRVLAITLEKDTVVPPYEVINTLQGIKRDIPIEVDILDFSYPYKHEDPFPALTSIADAVDVEFNKAFERICNFYL, encoded by the coding sequence ATGAAATACGTTGACTTACACGCAAAGCTTAAAGAATTGCTAAATTATGAGGACGACGAAATTATAATAGATGATAATGTAATTGTCCGCAACTTCAATTTTGATTCAAAATCCAGAGATATTCTACCTGGTGGAGCTTACAATCACGATACATACGAGTATTGTTCTTCGGAGGATCCTGATTATGAACCGGATATTATTCAGGATATGCTTAATATGAGTGATGCAGAGATTCCTGAAAACATTCATTTCCGTTACCATATGTTTCGCCCTGCCGGAAACCAGAAGGTAAAAGAAGTTATTCTTATGTTTCATGGTTTCAATGAAAAACATTGGGCTAAATATTCCACCTGGGCTAAGACCTTGGTTGATAAAACCGGAAAGGCCGTTTTGTTATTTCCCATTGCTTTCCACATGAACCGTGCCCCGCTTAGTTGGAGTGATTCCCATCAGATGTATGCTATTAGTCAGCAGAGAAAGAGTAGACATCCCGAAGTTATTTGTTCTACATTATCGAATGTTGCTATAAGCACTCGTCTTCATAACAAGCCACAACGTTTTATATGGTCAGGTTTACAAACCTATTACGATGTAATATCATTGATGAAAGATATTAAAGCAAATCAACATCCAGATATTGAAGCTGATGCTTCTATTGATTTCTTTGCATATTCCATTGGTGGTTTTTTGGCACAAATATTGATGATGACTAATTATGAAGGCTATTTCTCAAAGTCTAAATTGTGCTTGTTCTGTGGAGGGGCTGTGTTTAACAGACTTTCTCCTGTTTCTAAGTTTATATTAGATAGCGAAGCAAATGTAAGCCTTTACTCTTTTGTGGTAGAACATCTGGAAAGTCATATGAAACGTGATAAGATGTTGCGAACATACTTAAGTGATTCTCATCCCGAAGGAGTTAATTTCCGCAGTATGCTGAATTATAAAACATTCACCAGCTTCAGGGAAAACAGATTCCGCGAAATGCATGATCGTGTCTTGGCCATTACTCTGGAAAAAGATACTGTGGTTCCGCCTTATGAAGTGATTAATACATTGCAGGGAATAAAAAGAGATATACCTATTGAAGTGGATATTCTGGATTTTAGCTATCCATATAAGCATGAAGATCCATTCCCGGCACTGACCTCTATTGCTGATGCAGTGGATGTGGAATTCAATAAAGCATTTGAAAGAATATGCAACTTCTATTTGTAG